AAAGTTTCATGACAAAAACCCTCTTTTCTAGTAATATAGGATGATTTGTACATAATAGATACAATATTTTATGAGTTCAGATATTTTTTTAAACACCCACGTTTTATGCAATTATAATTATTTAtccttttcttttttaattttttatcttttatcttttttttctaattttatgTTCTTTTTGTTTTACTCCTGTATATCACCTCTTTTTTAGAGttttttatgttatatttatatacattacttatttgattgttttattggattttttaaccatttttttaaaattatttcgTTTTTTAAATCCCAAACATACTCATGTCGTATAAATACACATGTTGTCTTTGGTATCCTTTTAGACATTTGGGTTTTTCTCTTTCGACTGCTATAGCGAATACTAATGCCGTAATTGAATCGATTTGATTCGTCACAATGCGCGAGAGAATCCTACTAGTTTTAGGTATGGGGTATGAGGATAGGGATCTTGATGCGgagtgaaaaagaagaaatttttattatttgcttAAATTTTAGAGATGAGGATGAGGATAGAGAACCAGATGGGTATGCTTTTACTTACGAAATTTCCAACGTTTTCCTAACTTTAAAATTCGGATACAATATTACTgtttattaatttataaaataaagCTTGTTATTTCATCTCCCCAACCATAACCCTAAAGGCTATATTTAGCAATTATTTTGTTTATCTGATTTGCTATATTTGGGAAGGATGACGTGCAAAAATGACAATTATCATAACCGTATTGAGCGCAACAAGGGTGTGATGTAACATAAATATACGCTTGCCAAGATAAAATTTTACAAAATTCTGCAGTGGACAGTTTTGTAGTCTCTTTGTTGATTACTTCAGAGGGCACACGTACACCATATTCCTTTATTTAGATAAAGGTTGTTAGTTTTTGAAATTATAAAACTGTTTTACAAAATAGTCATGCTAGCTGCTTAGCCAATCCCTATAAAAGCACGATCACTTAGCCTTGCTAGACATCAAACATGCACAATTGTAATAGAGAACACAAACTAAAAGAGAGAATGAATAGGTTCCTTGTTATCGTGTTATTCATTGTCTTTACAGAAACTTCTATCCAAATCAGTGCTCAGACTTGCAAACCGAGTGGCAGCATCCGGGGAAGAAAACCACCTCCTGGAGAATGCAACACAGAGAATGACTCGGAATGTTGCGTACAAGGTAAGTTCTACACCACGTATACATGCTCTCCTGCAGTGACAAGTGCTACTAAAGCGAAACTTACAATAAACAGTTTCCAAAAGGGAGGGGATGGTGGTGGTCCATCTGAGTGTCACAACCAATACCACTCCAATGACACGCCGGTTGTGGCACTATCAACCGGATGGTACAAGGGAGGGAGTAGGTGCCATAAGTTTATTACCATTAATGGAAATGGGAGGAGCGTTAAGGCGATGGTTGTGGATGAGTGTGACTCTACTAGGGGGTGCGATGCTGATCATGACTATCAACCACCTTGCCCTAATAATATTGTTGATGGTTCTAAAGCTGTGTGGAAAGCCTTAGGGGTATCAAAAGATAACTGGGGAGATTTAAATGTTACTTGGTCAGAGTGATGGAGTTAAACTCCTGATCTCATAAAAATAATGTCATAACGTtataatgtttttcttttctagTTAAGATATATACTACGTACGTGAAGAtatgtttgtgtttaaattaTTGAGTATTTTGTATGATGAAACTGCTAAGTATCGAATCTACACTTTCAGATTTGAAAATTTTATACTTATGCCTGAGGACTTGTATTCAGAATGTAATTGCATAATTAAACGGTTGCTAGTATCTAACAGAATttgttatatgtattttttagAGAACGCAAATGAATTGTTAACAAAAAAActgttacacattaagaattgaGGAATAGCTTGGTAACTTATTGGTTTCGAACCTACCAGTCTTCAAAATCTCCAAAATTAGGTAACTGTAATGAAAATACTTAGTACGGTActgtatttgaaggtaaaaatcgatAAAATATTGGTACCATACCGAACCGAAAGTACTGATCTCGAAAATATCAAAAAGTGGATACCGAAAATGATTCAGTATGGCAAATTCGATACCGGTACTGGTTCGGTTTCGGTAGttggtaccatttgctcatccctattaACCATATTAAAAATTATGTATTGCCTCCCAGCCAGATCATTCTAAATGCTGTGGAATAAGCATCTGTATAATATGATTAACATTAACAAAACTTGGAGGCAAACTGTTAGAGATGTAGCAAAGCTAATTCCCTTGTTCCCAGCAAGTGAAAAATGATATTCTAAACCGAAGAAGCCAAAGAAAGTTCTGATTACGACGGCCAGCTAGCTATAACATGTAGCTGTTAaagaaatgtgaacaatgtaatttTCTGAAAACAAAAGGGTTAAGCTTAGCGGTATTAGAGTATATATCGAAATGTGTTTCTTCCCGATGATTGAGGATTTTATTTTCTTTATGCACGTTGGAGAGTGTCACCTTAACACCATGTTACATAGGGGCTTTAAAGTCTGTTCCTTTAACTTGTATCCAGTGGTTTAAAGCCCCATCATCACTAccatattatttttttatttatatattttattttgtttaatttatatgccaattttatttaaaataaaacaaaaacaacataattttattaaaataaataaaacattacaAAGTCCTTAAAAAGTGCAAAGTTACTTAAAAAATAAACTAATTGGAAAtaaaaaactacatatatttcGCTTGGCACTACGACAAAACAGAGCTTTAGACAGGGTGATATGTGTTTTAAGACGGTGTTTTCAACACCGCCGGCTTAAACTTGGTGAACCCCGTGTTTTAATATCAAAACatttattaaaacaaatatttttaacACCGTCTTATAAACCGCTGGATAAAAAACATTTACAATGGAATACATGCTTTTCAGAAATACATttgcttgaaaaaaaaaacatttaaaaggTTTTCCATAAATACATCAAACTTATATACACCAATGGAACATTTTCAAATCAAACCAAAACAATACAcattaaaattgaaaataaactCGTAGACATCCAATTCGGAAATAAACCTGTCAAATTACAATCGTTTGTGAATGCATAACAAACTACGTTAAATTGTATAAATAAACTACATAAGCTAATCTAAGGAAATACCTAACTCGCTAAAAAACTTCGGCATCAACGTCATCAACAAAACATCTATTTCATTATTGGTAGCCTATCTCATGTCGTGCCACTTCTAAAATAAAAGTAGATAGAAAGAGTTATTACAAATATTATAGACTAAATCTAAAGGCAAAGAGAAAAATCGGTAACAACATCGGCAATAAAGTTATGTATATATTTACAAGCTATATACATCTAAACCTTCtaagtttaaaaaataaatagacaGTTAAGTAATAAATTGATAAACAAGTATATTTTACTTACTTTATCGGGAAATTGGTTTTGATACAAATTGACAAAGTCAAACATATGTTGTTGAACCATGTAGCCGCATTCCCATCCACCCTTTTGTTGCTTACACTGTAATAAATTaacaaattattatttaaaagtaaagaaaataaaacaacTCAGAAATAGCAAACACACATACATCAACCATAGTGTAGTTGAACTCAATCCTAAGGCGGTAGGAATTAGGCTTGAAAAACGATAGTTAGAAGCATTCTTTTCGCTTTTTATCTTTATTGAATCCAAAATATATACATGTCTTATGTGTTGGGCAATGATGAACAAAGACCAATGGTTGCTACAAAATTAGCGTTATAGAATAATTAGGTGAATCAtagtaataaaataaaagaaagttAACTAAAAAAAATTATTCAGCCAAATGCAGTGCAAGAATGAAATCTTTATCGACATGATTTTGTCGCTAAACTGAAAATGTGATCTTTTCAACCTCTCTAGGATTTCTTTGGCACATATTACCTGTGATTGCGTTCACATTTGAAAGGCGCATCTGTTGCATTTTTTAGCCTTTGACTCCTTATAAAAGTACCttaaaaaaagaataaaatataTGATAAAACTTAATAAATTCAGTTATATCTATACAATATTATAGTTATAACAACTTACAATGTAAACCAAAACACAATGATGAGATCAACCCAGTCTTTGACAAATAATGCTAACATTGATTCAGCCTCAATATAGGTACCACTTTTGCTAAGAAACATATTCTCAGGATCAGGATCTGAATATGGAAGTGTAGTAGCCCAGTCGTTCCCGATGTATCCACCTAGTCGACCAACCATCTTCTTATGCCATTCAGGTCTTAGTTCGataattgcaaaaaaaaaaaaatgaatatggAATACACTTACGTTTAGAAATTCTTAATTAGAGTCCTAATTTACTATACAACAAAATTATATACATGAACCTAAAAGTGTCATGAACGGCCAATAAGTTTGGAATCATGCATCACATTTACTCTTAAGATTAATCAATAATGATTTGTGCAACAAAATTAACATATTAAAAGAAAATATATGAGCACACAGCTAGTAATTATACATTAATTACACATGACAAGAGCTTTTTGCTATTTATCTTCAGGTCTAGTTTGTATGAAAATTATTTACCTCAAAGTTTATATTTTCTagttaaaatcaaacataaaaaCTCATGCAGTaattaaaaatcataaacacttgGGACCACATTCCTATACTCCTGATTCTCCATAAACAAACATAGTCTAAAGATTGTTTTGTTCACTTTAATCACTTACAAACaacaatatatatacatacaaaccGCATCGAAGGGGGAGTCAAAAAACTAACCAGTCTTAAAGGGGAAATCGAAAGGGAACGCTTCTGTCGTATAGCAAATCGAAAGGAAATCCTGCCCGAACTAGAGGAGGCTGCGTAGAACTGGAAGGGGAGTGGCTGCGTCGAGGGGAAGGGGTGCGGCTGCGTAGAAGGTGAAGGGGAGCTAGGGTTTTGGTGGAGCAAATCTAGGAAGATGAGAGGATATGAAGAGAGAAGGTTTTGTGGGTTGTTGAGTGCAACAATCTTGGAAGAAGGTGTATGTTTATAAGACGGTGTTCAGAGACAACACCGTCTAAAGGTTGCAGAAATTAGTATAAGACGGTGTTTAAGCATTAGAAGTGGTTATTTTGAATTTTATTGAATATTTATAAGACGGTGTTCAGAGACGACACCATCTAAAGGTTGCAGAAGTTAGTATAACACAGTGTTTAAGCATTAAGACGTGGTTCTTTTGAATTTTATTGAGTATTTTAATTAAAAGAGCATTGGTTTTAAGACGGTGTTATTACTTTGACACCGTCTAATGCTACATTTTGTAGTAGTGCGGATTTTTGTCTTACGAGCCTCTAAAATGACTCGGTCCTTCTCTGGTTGGGATCCCACGCGTTTTGGTTGTTAGGAAACATTGTGTGAATACGAAAGAAATTTGTAAAGATTTTAGATGAAAAATAGATGAAGAAGAGATGAAATTTGAGTAAATGGGTAAGGTATTTATAGttaaaagagtaaactgtcattttggtccctgtggtttgggcaattttgccattttagtccaaatcccAAACTTTTAaatttgggtccctgtggtttgcattttcttgccattttggtccaaatttcaaaaacccaCTTTTTTTACTGTTCAAACctgcctattttgtctttttgtggaGAGACATTTTTGTCCATCTAattttaatataacatattaataattaataaactaaattaaTATACCATAAACATCTACATCTGCATATACCATTGCAGACTAGACAATTCTCTGATGGACCACCACCTGCCACACCCCTCTcgcaccaccacccccaccaccacctgccaccaccctcTCACACCAGCACCACCACCTGCCGCCACCCTCTCGCACCACCACCCCCACACAAACTTTTAACAAATTCATAGATCTAGTTCGCGATAACAGATGACAACTGATTTATTTAGTGACATCGCTGCATAAATCAGATAAATGGCTGCATAAATCAGATAAATCACATAAATCACCACCGGAAGACAGGAGACAACTgataaaagagagagagagaaatccACCGGAAGACAAGAGACAACAGCCACAGCCACCGGTGATAACCTAAATCGTTGCATAAATCAGATAAATCACATAAATCACCACCGGAAGACAGGAGACAACTgataaaagagagagagagagaaagccaCCGGAAGACAGGAGGCAACAGCCACAGCTACCGGTGATAATCTAAATCGCTGCATAAATTAGATAAATCAAATAAATCACCATACTTTATACAACTTTATACGAATTTctgctttctctctctctctctctctctctctctaacaccaCCGGAAGGCAGGAGACCGTTAGGAATCACCGGTCGCTATGGcttcaaagagagagagagtgatcggaagagagagagaaagagtgacGGTGACGGTGACGTTGTGGTGAGAAGGAGATGGTGGTTGTGGTGAGAAGGAGGTGGTGGTAGCGGCTGTGGTGAGGAggtagtggtggcggtggtgagaaggGAGGAGGAGGTGGCGATGGTGGAGATCTCTGCATTTGTGGAATTAGGGTTTGGGTTTTTGCTCTGCTTGGGGAAGATGACAACTGATTTATTTAGGAGGGTATTTATTTGgggttttttaattaagaaaatgttTTAATGAAATGTACTTGGACAAAACTACCCttcacaaaaagacaaaaaaggcatgttggaacagtaaaaaatgagagtttttgagatttggactaaaatggcaacaaaatgcaaacacagggacccagatttaaaaagtttgagatttggactaaaatggcaaaactgcccaaaccacagggacaaaaacGGCAGTTTACTctagttaaaataaaaaatttaaacttaatttttttaaaattgacCGTTGCCCAACGGTCTTCTTGACCAAAGACCTCGAAAATGCCAACTTTTGGCGGTTAGCACGCTGGCAGATATAAGGTAGCACCCCTTCCATAACGTGCACAGGGTGGGAGAGGACGCCATGAGGCGCTATTTTGATGATGTGGCGGGGTGGCGTGAGGCCACACCCACTTGCCTAGAGTAAATTACACTTAAAAgtttatgatttttttaaaacaatggtTTTTACATGCCGAACACAATACTTTTGATTCTAACTCCCACAATAATCACATAATTTCTTTTAAAGACCACACCCATGCTAACAAAAAAAACCTATTTGGTAGAAAGAACTTGTGTAGCAAAAGTTGTTTGGTTTCGTAGGAGATGGGGTCACAATTTTATaataaagttaata
This is a stretch of genomic DNA from Helianthus annuus cultivar XRQ/B chromosome 16, HanXRQr2.0-SUNRISE, whole genome shotgun sequence. It encodes these proteins:
- the LOC110917846 gene encoding kiwellin-1 encodes the protein MNRFLVIVLFIVFTETSIQISAQTCKPSGSIRGRKPPPGECNTENDSECCVQGKFYTTYTCSPAVTSATKAKLTINSFQKGGDGGGPSECHNQYHSNDTPVVALSTGWYKGGSRCHKFITINGNGRSVKAMVVDECDSTRGCDADHDYQPPCPNNIVDGSKAVWKALGVSKDNWGDLNVTWSE